A single window of Flavobacteriales bacterium DNA harbors:
- a CDS encoding type IX secretion system membrane protein PorP/SprF has product MKRTVTYSSVRILFGMLIIGILISTSTETKAQQQLHLSQYSLYQPFLNPASIAMSKEMNGALVYRQQWVGYKGAPSVAGASFNVPFKKRKNFLGLTVFNDKIGVNNRTDISLSYAYRLALSQKSSLAFGLSATVAMLKSNLSDVETTDAGDPVFSSNTKTFAAPDFKFGINFFMERFYIGFALPRILDNQIIYYNLGGYQGNIGFDYKTLHYHLHSGYKFKLSDKWNLPVNFLMKFVYGAPVQFDVNMMVDYNNIFAIGASYRSQKIMVAMANVRITKYFRLGYAYDYNFTQLSQVSSGSHEIMLLFNLVKNTQPVKIDAPRF; this is encoded by the coding sequence ATGAAAAGAACCGTTACATACAGCTCTGTGAGAATCCTTTTCGGCATGCTGATCATTGGCATTCTCATCTCAACATCAACAGAAACGAAGGCGCAGCAACAGCTGCATCTGTCGCAATATTCGCTCTACCAACCGTTCCTCAATCCTGCTTCCATTGCCATGAGCAAGGAGATGAACGGGGCGTTGGTCTATCGCCAGCAATGGGTCGGGTACAAAGGCGCACCGAGCGTGGCGGGTGCCAGTTTCAATGTGCCATTCAAGAAGCGCAAGAACTTCCTCGGTCTCACGGTTTTCAACGATAAGATCGGGGTGAACAACCGCACCGACATCTCGCTCAGCTACGCATATCGGCTCGCGCTATCGCAGAAGAGTTCGTTGGCGTTCGGACTTTCGGCCACCGTGGCCATGCTCAAGAGCAATTTGAGCGATGTGGAAACCACGGATGCGGGCGACCCTGTTTTCTCATCCAACACCAAGACCTTTGCCGCGCCCGATTTCAAGTTCGGAATCAATTTCTTCATGGAGCGGTTCTACATCGGATTTGCGCTGCCGCGGATACTTGACAACCAGATCATCTACTACAATTTGGGCGGGTATCAGGGCAACATCGGTTTCGATTACAAGACGCTGCATTATCACCTGCATTCGGGTTACAAGTTCAAACTCAGCGACAAGTGGAATCTGCCTGTCAACTTCCTGATGAAGTTTGTTTATGGCGCGCCTGTTCAGTTCGATGTGAACATGATGGTCGATTACAACAACATTTTCGCCATTGGCGCTTCGTACCGTTCGCAGAAGATCATGGTGGCGATGGCCAACGTGCGCATCACCAAGTATTTCCGATTGGGCTACGCCTACGATTACAACTTCACGCAGTTGAGCCAAGTGAGTTCGGGCAGCCACGAGATCATGCTGCTGTTCAATCTGGTGAAGAACACGCAGCCAGTGAAGATCGATGCACCACGTTTTTAA